One genomic region from Marinobacter szutsaonensis encodes:
- a CDS encoding AMP-binding protein — protein MTTPAVPELTLPQMLRAHARDRADHLALRQKDFGIWQAYTWQHYYQRACHFGLGLRALGLGEGGHVAIISENRVEWVIAQMGIGLVKGICVGVYPTSPWNEVAYVLEHSDAEIVVCEDQEQTDKVIEAWPQLPHLQHCVTIDMKGLRNYPAPPTAFEAVEAMGREYETQHPDLIDQMLASQAMDDTALMIYTSGSTGRPKGAMISWSNLHAAAPGLIELLGVDRHASSLSYLPLCHVAEQALTNIAPVYVGSTVSFGESLRTVQEDLREIAPTFFLGVPRIWEKLHSAIYIKIQETGRLRQTLFNWAMRTCEPMATKNRGQWSLKEKLVYGVSYWLIFRALQNYIGLRRCHIALTGAAPISTGILSFFRTIGIPLVEVYGQTESTGVATAQPLDNIRLGTVGVAIRGVEVKLGEQDEILMRGGSMFKGYYKNDEATASTLKDGWLHTGDVGEWRDGQIRIVDRLKDIMITAGGKNLSPTEIENTIKASPYIKECIVVGEARKYVSALIQIDFETVAKWAEQERIPYTTFRSLAEHEQVNDLIRAEIEKGNDQLPQVAQIKRFHLLTKELDHDDDEVTATMKVRRSNIYEKYIDVIESLYA, from the coding sequence GGGCTGCGGGCACTTGGCCTCGGCGAGGGTGGCCATGTGGCGATCATCTCGGAAAACCGGGTGGAGTGGGTGATTGCCCAGATGGGTATTGGTTTGGTGAAGGGCATCTGTGTCGGTGTCTACCCCACCAGTCCCTGGAATGAAGTGGCCTACGTGCTGGAACACAGCGATGCCGAAATCGTGGTGTGCGAGGACCAGGAACAGACCGACAAAGTGATCGAGGCCTGGCCGCAACTCCCGCACCTGCAGCACTGTGTCACCATCGATATGAAGGGCCTGCGAAACTATCCGGCGCCGCCCACGGCCTTCGAAGCCGTGGAAGCGATGGGCCGCGAGTATGAAACGCAACACCCGGACCTGATTGACCAGATGCTCGCTAGCCAGGCCATGGACGATACCGCGCTGATGATCTACACCTCCGGCTCCACCGGGCGGCCCAAGGGCGCCATGATCAGCTGGAGCAACCTGCATGCGGCGGCGCCGGGGCTGATTGAACTTCTGGGTGTCGACCGGCACGCGTCCAGCCTGTCCTACCTGCCTTTGTGCCACGTGGCCGAGCAGGCACTGACCAACATTGCGCCGGTGTATGTGGGCAGCACCGTGAGTTTCGGGGAAAGCCTGCGGACCGTGCAGGAGGATCTCCGGGAAATCGCTCCGACCTTTTTCCTGGGCGTGCCCAGGATCTGGGAAAAGCTGCATTCCGCCATCTACATCAAGATCCAGGAGACGGGGCGCCTGCGCCAGACCCTGTTCAATTGGGCGATGCGGACCTGCGAGCCGATGGCCACCAAAAACCGTGGGCAATGGTCCCTGAAGGAAAAACTGGTTTACGGGGTCAGTTACTGGCTGATCTTCCGGGCACTGCAAAACTACATCGGCCTGCGCCGCTGTCACATTGCCCTGACCGGCGCGGCACCTATTTCCACCGGTATCCTGTCGTTCTTCCGGACCATCGGCATTCCCCTGGTGGAGGTCTATGGTCAGACGGAGAGTACTGGCGTTGCCACCGCCCAGCCCCTGGACAACATCCGGCTCGGTACCGTGGGCGTGGCGATCAGGGGGGTCGAGGTCAAGCTCGGGGAGCAGGACGAAATCCTCATGCGTGGCGGCAGTATGTTCAAGGGCTATTACAAGAATGATGAGGCCACCGCGTCGACACTGAAGGACGGCTGGCTCCATACCGGCGATGTGGGGGAATGGCGTGACGGCCAAATCAGGATCGTCGACCGCCTCAAAGACATCATGATCACCGCCGGGGGCAAGAACCTGTCGCCCACCGAGATCGAGAACACCATCAAGGCCAGCCCCTACATCAAGGAGTGCATCGTGGTCGGGGAGGCGCGGAAGTACGTCTCGGCCCTGATCCAGATTGATTTCGAGACGGTGGCCAAGTGGGCGGAGCAGGAGCGGATCCCCTACACCACCTTCCGCAGCCTGGCCGAACACGAACAGGTCAATGACCTGATCCGCGCCGAAATCGAGAAGGGTAATGACCAGCTGCCCCAGGTGGCGCAAATCAAACGCTTCCACCTGCTGACCAAGGAACTCGACCACGACGACGATGAAGTGACGGCGACCATGAAGGTGCGCCGCAGCAACATCTACGAAAAGTACATTGATGTGATCGAGTCGCTGTACGCCTGA